From a single Fibrobacter sp. UWP2 genomic region:
- a CDS encoding fibronectin type III domain-containing protein, producing the protein MNLERRPFWLIGGIALTFALAFSACDNTSNSTTVDDEEDALADNSDSGRNSDNSNSGKDSVTVPTEMDTEIPVPTDLKAVRLSPSIWELSFKVSEETDGFVVQRLPQSGGSWSSYAELKSGVTRLILDGSSKAGYYYRVASVMNKKSSAYSDDVLVSDRMDYPSGSELKVPEATPNILQDKVLELVLSGGAPGKDIVKSPYNLDSNGKSVGSVYYQARFVYGSDLIVDTVKFDVDQVSVSKTFKTTADLCNSYAQIRTVWTDKNKVSDYSDWSSPMGTKAGTDSKLVNTNNRCKADTAQNSAVAEKGGLPGPTNPKVEQLSDGKWMMQWDYTPSEDRPETGFIVQKLDTEKSKWTDIDSTGAGVYRCVLGKLTDTYNYFRVVAYDKESRSAYSADVLAANGGTETGDGGQLQTPNGLTFVRIAPSVWEMSWKYDIAAEKPENQFIIQSSKLKDFEWKTIATIKGENRVFLIEGKDKLETYYRIATTDGKDTSLFTEALQLTPSFPYREDMNPATPILGISLNYGVYSGYEANMDTSSNDKIIVSASVAFDVQKNIVDKNIHESEYTDTVYYQARWFTPTEYDPRGDMVDMFNDGKLEDRDNLGVTWDEDFAYEEPSVGFSASWRDSLMDDEGNVKEYWELCEEAYGYNNTIHAVRTDSLKDDEGKFTGIDEVPVDANVESIVNGIVKVDKEFFYRASKISMNTALCIENHVRNFCDIRIQVRIVWKDRNGETDYSEWTLPTGIGGGKDSDKLCYNH; encoded by the coding sequence ATGAATCTTGAACGTAGGCCCTTCTGGCTCATTGGAGGAATCGCTCTTACCTTTGCGCTCGCTTTCAGCGCATGCGATAATACATCCAATTCAACGACGGTCGATGACGAGGAAGACGCTCTCGCGGATAATTCCGATAGCGGAAGGAACTCGGACAATTCCAATAGTGGAAAGGATTCCGTGACGGTGCCGACCGAGATGGATACGGAAATTCCTGTCCCGACGGACTTGAAAGCCGTTCGTCTTTCTCCCAGCATATGGGAACTGAGCTTCAAGGTCTCGGAAGAAACTGACGGTTTCGTTGTCCAGCGCCTGCCGCAGAGCGGTGGCTCGTGGTCGAGCTATGCCGAGTTGAAGTCGGGCGTTACCCGCCTGATCCTGGATGGCTCGTCGAAGGCCGGTTACTATTATCGTGTCGCTTCGGTGATGAACAAAAAATCTTCCGCATACTCCGATGATGTTCTTGTTTCCGACAGGATGGACTATCCTTCGGGTTCCGAACTTAAGGTGCCCGAAGCGACTCCGAACATCCTTCAGGACAAGGTTCTTGAGCTGGTCCTGAGTGGCGGCGCTCCCGGCAAGGACATTGTCAAGTCTCCGTACAATCTGGATTCCAATGGCAAGTCGGTCGGTTCCGTCTACTATCAGGCACGCTTTGTCTATGGTAGCGACCTCATTGTGGATACGGTCAAGTTTGACGTAGACCAGGTGTCGGTCTCCAAGACGTTCAAGACGACTGCAGACCTGTGTAACTCCTATGCGCAGATCCGTACCGTATGGACCGACAAGAACAAGGTTTCCGATTATAGTGACTGGTCTAGCCCAATGGGAACGAAGGCGGGGACGGATTCGAAGCTTGTGAATACGAATAACCGCTGCAAGGCCGATACTGCGCAGAACTCTGCCGTTGCCGAAAAGGGCGGGTTGCCCGGCCCCACGAACCCGAAGGTTGAACAGCTTTCGGACGGCAAGTGGATGATGCAGTGGGATTACACTCCTTCTGAAGATCGTCCGGAAACGGGATTCATCGTGCAGAAGCTGGATACCGAGAAGAGCAAGTGGACTGACATCGACTCGACTGGGGCTGGCGTCTACCGTTGCGTGCTTGGCAAGCTTACCGACACATACAACTACTTCAGGGTCGTCGCCTATGACAAGGAAAGCCGTTCCGCCTATTCTGCCGACGTGTTGGCCGCAAACGGTGGTACTGAGACTGGCGATGGCGGTCAGCTTCAGACGCCGAACGGGCTGACCTTCGTGCGCATTGCCCCGAGCGTGTGGGAAATGAGCTGGAAGTACGATATCGCTGCTGAAAAGCCCGAAAACCAGTTCATCATCCAGAGCTCCAAGCTCAAGGACTTCGAATGGAAGACCATCGCAACCATCAAGGGCGAAAACAGGGTATTCCTCATCGAGGGCAAGGATAAACTTGAAACCTATTATCGGATTGCGACGACGGATGGAAAGGATACGTCCTTGTTTACCGAAGCGTTGCAGTTGACGCCCTCTTTCCCTTATCGTGAAGATATGAATCCGGCAACCCCGATACTGGGAATTTCTCTGAATTATGGCGTTTACTCCGGTTATGAAGCCAATATGGATACTTCGTCGAATGACAAGATTATCGTGTCCGCAAGCGTTGCCTTCGATGTCCAGAAGAACATTGTTGATAAGAATATCCACGAGTCTGAGTACACGGATACCGTCTACTACCAGGCCCGCTGGTTCACTCCGACGGAATACGACCCCCGTGGTGATATGGTAGACATGTTTAACGATGGCAAACTTGAAGATCGCGATAATCTTGGTGTCACGTGGGATGAAGATTTCGCTTACGAAGAGCCCTCGGTGGGCTTCTCCGCCTCTTGGAGAGACTCGTTAATGGATGATGAAGGTAACGTTAAGGAATATTGGGAATTGTGTGAAGAGGCTTATGGATACAATAATACAATCCATGCTGTGCGTACGGATTCCCTGAAGGACGATGAAGGAAAGTTCACGGGTATTGATGAAGTTCCTGTCGATGCCAACGTCGAGTCTATCGTGAACGGGATTGTCAAGGTTGACAAGGAATTCTTCTACAGGGCGTCAAAAATATCGATGAATACGGCACTGTGCATCGAGAACCATGTCAGGAACTTCTGCGATATCAGAATTCAGGTTCGTATCGTGTGGAAGGACAGAAATGGTGAAACCGACTACAGTGAATGGACGCTCCCGACAGGAATAGGAGGCGGAAAGGATTCGGACAAGCTCTGCTACAACCATTAA
- a CDS encoding inorganic diphosphatase — protein MAINYLDLPIGRKYPYEVDCVVEIGKDTNLKYEYDERLHVFRLDRCLLSSMSYPCTYGFIPSTKADDGDALDMLIYSPASMQTGTVCTCRVIGALDMTDGGKKDYKVLGVPVFNPRPIKDITDVDQMFLRITKNFFQNYKELEGKDVQIGDWKDAAFARERVIAAHRAYFQNQVQVPETFYQEPESGEHLPPEELI, from the coding sequence ATGGCAATTAACTATTTGGACCTTCCCATTGGACGCAAGTACCCCTACGAAGTGGACTGCGTTGTCGAAATTGGCAAGGACACCAACCTCAAGTACGAATATGACGAGCGTCTGCATGTGTTCCGCCTGGACCGCTGCCTGCTCAGCTCCATGAGCTACCCTTGCACCTACGGGTTCATCCCGAGCACCAAGGCCGATGATGGCGATGCTCTCGACATGCTCATTTACAGCCCCGCCTCCATGCAGACGGGTACAGTGTGTACCTGCCGCGTCATTGGCGCCCTCGACATGACTGACGGTGGCAAGAAGGACTACAAGGTGTTGGGAGTGCCTGTGTTTAACCCGCGCCCCATCAAGGACATCACCGACGTGGACCAGATGTTCCTCCGCATAACCAAGAACTTCTTCCAGAACTACAAGGAACTGGAAGGCAAGGACGTGCAGATTGGCGACTGGAAGGACGCTGCGTTTGCCCGCGAGCGCGTGATTGCCGCCCACAGGGCCTACTTCCAGAACCAGGTCCAGGTGCCGGAGACCTTCTACCAGGAACCTGAGAGCGGTGAACACCTGCCTCCCGAGGAACTGATTTAA